The following proteins are encoded in a genomic region of Thiomicrospira sp. R3:
- the pnp gene encoding polyribonucleotide nucleotidyltransferase yields the protein MAKHVKTFQYGQHTVTFETGEVARQADGAVIVGMGDTRILVTVVGAKKASEGQDFFPLSVHYQEKAYAAGRIPGGFLKRESRPSEFETLTSRLIDRPIRPLFPKGFMNEVQVIATVLALDPEVGTEVAAMLGTSAALAISGIPFNGPIGAAIVGYIDGAYVLNPSKLTLENSDLELSVAGTESAVLMVESEASELPEDVMLGAVMFGHQQMQVAIQAVRELAAEVGKPRWDWQPVAENTELKDQVFGLIRAEVEAAYQIADKMDRYAALDAAKAKMIVTLTVSETNPDGAAEKALEGLFGKLQKDIVRGRSVAGQPRIDGRDNHTIRGIQCQVGVLPKVHGSALFTRGETQALVVTTLGTETDAKIVDELIGSYKDRFMLHYNFPPYSVGECGRMGGPGRREIGHGMLARRGIAAMLPTAEEFPYTVRVVSEITESNGSSSMASVCGTSMSLMHAGVPIAAPVAGIAMGLIKEEAGFAVLSDILGDEDHLGDMDFKVAGTDQGITALQMDIKIEGITEEIMRIALDQARAGRLHILGEMSKVIRASNADVATTAPRITTIKVKPEKVREIIGKGGAVIRALTEETGAVIELDDDGTVRIASSDQACSDDAIARIMAIVAEPEIGKVYEAKVVKIVDFGAFVSYMPGREGLVHVSQISEERVENVADYLQEGQEIKVRLTEVDKQGRVKLSIKAV from the coding sequence ATGGCAAAACATGTAAAAACATTCCAGTACGGGCAGCATACAGTGACATTCGAAACCGGTGAAGTCGCAAGACAAGCAGACGGTGCAGTAATAGTGGGTATGGGTGATACCCGTATTTTAGTGACCGTAGTTGGCGCTAAAAAAGCCAGCGAAGGGCAAGATTTCTTTCCGTTGTCTGTGCATTACCAAGAAAAAGCCTATGCAGCAGGGCGCATTCCGGGTGGTTTTTTAAAGCGTGAAAGCCGTCCGTCTGAGTTTGAAACACTCACTTCACGTTTAATTGATCGCCCGATTCGTCCGTTATTTCCGAAAGGTTTTATGAACGAAGTGCAAGTGATTGCGACTGTGTTAGCGCTTGATCCTGAAGTGGGCACGGAAGTGGCGGCGATGTTGGGTACATCGGCCGCTTTAGCGATTTCAGGGATTCCATTTAACGGCCCAATTGGTGCGGCGATTGTCGGTTATATTGATGGCGCTTATGTGTTAAATCCTTCTAAATTAACGTTAGAAAATTCTGATTTGGAGTTGAGCGTTGCGGGTACCGAATCAGCGGTGTTGATGGTCGAATCAGAAGCTAGCGAATTGCCAGAAGATGTGATGTTAGGCGCGGTGATGTTTGGTCATCAGCAGATGCAAGTGGCGATTCAAGCGGTGCGTGAGTTGGCGGCAGAGGTTGGCAAACCACGTTGGGATTGGCAGCCTGTGGCTGAAAACACCGAGTTAAAAGACCAGGTATTCGGTTTAATTCGTGCTGAGGTTGAAGCAGCCTACCAAATAGCTGATAAAATGGATCGTTATGCGGCTTTGGATGCGGCTAAAGCAAAAATGATTGTAACATTAACAGTGTCAGAAACCAACCCAGACGGCGCAGCCGAAAAAGCCTTAGAAGGCTTGTTTGGCAAGTTGCAAAAAGATATCGTCCGTGGACGTTCAGTAGCCGGTCAACCGCGTATTGATGGTCGCGATAATCACACCATTCGTGGCATTCAGTGTCAGGTGGGCGTGTTGCCAAAGGTGCATGGTTCAGCGTTGTTTACGCGTGGTGAAACGCAAGCATTGGTTGTGACCACGCTTGGCACCGAAACCGATGCGAAAATTGTTGATGAGTTAATCGGTTCCTACAAAGACCGTTTTATGTTGCATTACAACTTCCCTCCCTATTCGGTCGGTGAGTGTGGGCGTATGGGTGGACCGGGTCGCCGTGAAATTGGTCACGGGATGTTGGCGCGTCGTGGTATTGCGGCGATGTTACCTACAGCAGAAGAGTTTCCTTACACGGTGCGTGTGGTATCTGAAATCACCGAGTCAAACGGTTCAAGCTCGATGGCGTCCGTTTGTGGTACGAGTATGTCGTTGATGCATGCGGGTGTGCCAATTGCTGCACCCGTTGCAGGGATTGCCATGGGCTTGATTAAGGAAGAGGCTGGCTTTGCGGTCTTGTCTGATATTTTGGGTGATGAAGATCACCTTGGCGATATGGACTTTAAAGTAGCAGGAACCGATCAAGGGATTACCGCGCTGCAGATGGATATTAAAATTGAAGGGATTACTGAAGAAATCATGCGTATCGCGCTTGACCAAGCGAGAGCAGGGCGTTTACATATTTTAGGTGAGATGTCAAAAGTGATTAGGGCTTCAAATGCGGATGTGGCGACAACCGCTCCGCGTATCACTACGATTAAAGTTAAACCTGAAAAAGTGCGTGAAATCATCGGTAAAGGTGGCGCAGTGATTCGTGCTTTAACCGAAGAAACTGGCGCGGTGATTGAGTTGGATGATGACGGTACCGTGCGTATTGCTTCGTCTGATCAGGCTTGCTCGGATGATGCGATTGCACGAATTATGGCGATTGTCGCTGAGCCTGAAATTGGCAAGGTGTATGAGGCCAAGGTGGTGAAGATTGTTGATTTCGGTGCGTTTGTGTCTTATATGCCGGGTCGTGAAGGTTTGGTGCATGTATCGCAAATCTCTGAAGAACGCGTTGAAAACGTCGCGGATTATCTACAAGAAGGCCAAGAAATTAAAGTGCGCCTAACTGAAGTAGACAAGCAAGGGCGCGTTAAACTGTCGATTAAAGCCGTTTAA
- the rpsO gene encoding 30S ribosomal protein S15 → MDAATKASIVAEYGANAQDTGSSEVQVALLTHRIKHLTEHFKSHKQDNHSRVGLLRLVSRRRKLLDYLHQKDGQRYLDLIGRLGLRK, encoded by the coding sequence ATGGATGCAGCTACTAAAGCGTCAATCGTTGCTGAATACGGCGCGAATGCACAGGATACCGGTTCTTCAGAAGTTCAGGTGGCCCTATTAACTCACCGTATCAAGCACTTAACTGAGCATTTTAAATCTCACAAACAAGACAATCACTCACGTGTAGGTTTGTTGCGTTTAGTTAGCCGCCGTCGTAAGTTATTAGATTACTTACATCAAAAAGATGGTCAGCGTTATTTAGATTTAATCGGACGTCTTGGTTTACGTAAGTAA
- a CDS encoding cyclic nucleotide-binding domain-containing protein, which produces MISMTANELFEYFQQNLICESLTLSEVDTLTHYLQDKAFERNQIISDMGDVGDCMMFVIKGKVGFNSFDGQDDVNVGIQGVGNLVGEMSFFDRKPRNLRMYAASKKVKILALTRPMYDRLKIEQPFIAVNILENAVVSLDHLVRSMSENMAQIEHYVRGYGRH; this is translated from the coding sequence ATGATTAGCATGACGGCAAATGAACTTTTTGAATACTTTCAGCAAAACCTGATTTGTGAATCCCTCACTTTGTCTGAGGTCGATACTTTAACGCACTATCTTCAAGATAAAGCCTTTGAGCGCAATCAGATTATCTCTGATATGGGCGATGTAGGTGACTGTATGATGTTTGTTATTAAGGGTAAAGTGGGTTTTAATAGTTTTGATGGTCAAGACGATGTAAACGTCGGCATTCAAGGCGTTGGAAATCTAGTCGGTGAAATGTCGTTTTTTGACCGTAAGCCTCGTAATTTAAGGATGTATGCGGCCTCGAAGAAGGTTAAAATCTTGGCGTTAACTCGACCTATGTACGATCGTTTAAAAATTGAACAACCTTTTATTGCGGTTAATATTCTTGAAAATGCTGTGGTGAGCTTGGATCACCTTGTGCGCTCGATGAGCGAAAATATGGCTCAAATTGAGCATTATGTTCGTGGTTATGGGCGCCATTGA
- a CDS encoding methyltransferase domain-containing protein gives MQPNLVWVDLRDKASYLKAHLPYSINLNWPYLQSCLNALPDRTQPLGLIAPSDSLQAAAKYLLEKDYRVAEMKTPDYLLQPGLVIRSGENRFKAWRPNSLLIEQLSYLQPKFKHALDLGCGGGRDAIYLAQQGWQVSAIDEQQRVLNCATALAELHHVKVDWLKKDLRKPASLPKESFDLIMMIRFLDRDLFEFMRKHCRSDGYVLIQTFVQGVDAFGSPKNPNYILRFGELAKEFSEFDVIVDKIESLNDGRPVASFLARRK, from the coding sequence ATGCAGCCTAATCTTGTCTGGGTCGATTTGCGCGATAAAGCATCCTACCTGAAAGCACATCTACCTTATTCTATAAACCTAAATTGGCCGTACTTGCAATCCTGTTTGAATGCTCTACCGGATCGAACCCAGCCTTTGGGTTTAATTGCACCAAGCGATAGCCTACAGGCAGCGGCAAAGTATTTGCTTGAAAAGGATTATCGCGTTGCAGAGATGAAAACGCCGGATTATCTTCTGCAACCAGGCCTGGTTATCCGATCAGGAGAAAATCGCTTTAAAGCCTGGAGACCTAATTCATTACTTATTGAGCAGTTAAGCTATTTACAACCCAAGTTTAAGCATGCGTTGGACTTAGGTTGCGGTGGAGGGCGTGATGCGATTTATTTAGCGCAGCAGGGTTGGCAGGTTAGTGCAATTGACGAACAGCAAAGAGTGTTGAACTGCGCAACAGCCCTTGCTGAGCTGCATCATGTTAAGGTGGATTGGCTTAAAAAAGACCTGCGTAAACCAGCGTCTTTACCCAAAGAATCCTTTGACTTGATTATGATGATTCGGTTTTTGGATCGTGATTTATTTGAATTTATGCGCAAGCATTGCCGTTCAGATGGCTATGTTTTAATACAAACCTTTGTTCAAGGTGTTGATGCCTTTGGTTCGCCAAAGAATCCTAACTATATTCTACGTTTTGGTGAGCTGGCAAAAGAATTTAGTGAATTTGATGTGATAGTTGATAAAATAGAGTCACTTAACGATGGCAGGCCTGTGGCGAGTTTTCTAGCCAGGCGAAAATAA